From Vanacampus margaritifer isolate UIUO_Vmar chromosome 8, RoL_Vmar_1.0, whole genome shotgun sequence, a single genomic window includes:
- the pcdh12 gene encoding protocadherin-12, which produces MLLLLLLPFLNGAWRAGCSEPSSITLQYRVWEEQPAGTRVGRLVDDLWHMDQVGPLENFQVAENGRALPSLPFAINARDGEISTQGRLDREELCRGAYECQVAFSVLYRKSGAVHCLQVHVEVMDLNDHSPSFASPVQEVEISETAGLRMCIPLECAVDPDAGANGLQSYTLSVNQHFALDVTSALGGAKQAELVVIKELDREVQGSFELTLVAWDKGNPPRSGSTLIRVNVLDSNDNSPTFEDSTPSVEIREDTERGTTIIHLRATDPDQGANGEVEYSLSKHSHPDVQRLFFVDPQSGAVSIRAPLDYEARTSHEVVVQARDRGPNSIPAHCKLHVKLVDVNDNAPRIHMTWTHPSSPAAVVLEGAPVDTFLALVMVSDADSGENGKVTAVMQRGSGPFRIKKIHGENYMIVTAGVLDREKVMEYNITLVAQDYGDPALSCVKHLPVRVLDENDNAPMFSSAVYKASLKENNVAGYSALKVQAHDADLELSGRVLYRLYNSSDLKTPIQPFSIHPTSGIVNVLQPLDYEEYRSYLFLVEAVDQGHPPLRTTATVQIDIQDVNDNYPVIKEPQPKQGVAQLSVPINADRGEIVAELGPDGEEGSAALPIEHAVREGFHGFLASTIKAEDSDSGLNGRVQYHITGGNPHGLFWLDQATGQLFVNTTNATQLIGKTVKVDISVSDMGTPSLATKATLEVTFINLKDHLKNSSTGDRGRLSFTMMLAICLGATCLLLLLAIASVTTFCRPDKREYRAYNCRQAESTYTRHPRRPQKNIRKSDIQLIPVMRDRKEETPLAESEKTPLTASHDQRTEKLFELTPLMMNSSFHSQTHLEGDFPHGKTLRKPGNIQLDAALPLTPATSYRTLRKARNPSSASSSGSRCGTLKRETADTAETAETAETAETAASSAQATLRRPKTSETSSDAEQRQMLRNLVRLSVAAFADSIELSSASPEVQQISQLLSLLRQGQLQPRTNFRGNKYSQRAAGRYAGQDCGDWQSTKDSGHGESEAGDMDWETGRDSPVEPQLEEGLHNLLNQSDDASDPSWMARLSVTLSGDYHDNVFVPDRPPSSDSELTPRHALDSSSSFSTFGKSPDKDGPLGGALLSEVSTLFEMLMTRKADAHPGPRADVLYRLSSAYRRSLEADPAAPATGTPTRGPANPQPGRF; this is translated from the exons AtgcttcttctccttctcctacCGTTTCTGAACGGGGCCTGGAGGGCCGGCTGCTCCGAGCCGTCGTCCATCACCCTCCAGTACCGCGTCTGGGAGGAGCAACCTGCAGGAACCCGGGTGGGCCGGCTGGTGGACGACCTCTGGCACATGGACCAGGTGGGTCCTCTGGAGAACTTCCAGGTCGCAGAGAATGGGCGGGCCCTTCCCTCCCTTCCCTTTGCCATCAACGCCAGAGATGGCGAGATCTCCACCCAGGGCCGCTTGGACCGGGAGGAGCTGTGTCGCGGCGCATACGAGTGTCAGGTGGCCttcagcgtcctgtacaggaaGAGTGGGGCGGTGCATTGCCTGCAGGTTCACGTGGAGGTCATGGACCTTAACGACCACAGTCCCAGCTTTGCCAGCCCCGTCCAAGAGGTGGAGATCTCGGAGACAGCCGGCTTACGGATGTGCATCCCTCTGGAATGCGCAGTGGATCCAGATGCGGGAGCCAATGGACTTCAAAGCTACACCTTGTCCGTCAACCAGCATTTTGCACTGGATGTGACTTCCGCGCTGGGTGGAGCCAAACAGGCGGAGCTGGTGGTGATCAAAGAACTGGATCGGGAAGTTCAAGGGTCCTTTGAGCTCACCCTGGTGGCATGGGACAAAGGGAACCCCCCAAGGTCTGGGAGTACTTTGATTCGTGTTAATGTTCTGGACTCCAATGATAACAGTCCTACTTTTGAGGACAGTACCCCCTCGGTGGAGATACGCGAGGACACAGAACGTGGGACAACCATCATCCATCTCAGAGCCACAGACCCCGACCAGGGCGCCAACGGGGAGGTGGAATACTCGTTGAGTAAGCACTCGCATCCTGATGTTCAGAGGCTCTTCTTTGTAGATCCACAGAGTGGCGCTGTAAGCATCAGAGCTCCTCTGGACTACGAGGCCCGGACCTCCCACGAAGTGGTGGTCCAGGCCCGTGATCGCGGACCAAACTCCATTCCCGCACACTGCAAGCTTCATGTCAAGCTTGTGGATGTCAATGACAACGCCCCGAGGATCCACATGACCTGGACTCATCCCAGCTCCCCGGCTGCGGTGGTGCTGGAGGGAGCGCCAGTGGACACCTTCCTCGCCTTGGTGATGGTATCCGATGCCGACTCAGGAGAAAATGGGAAAGTGACGGCCGTGATGCAACGCGGTTCCGGCCCCTTCCGTATTAAAAAGATCCACGGTGAAAATTACATGATCGTCACTGCAGGTGTCTTGGATCGAGAGAAGGTGATGGAATATAACATCACGCTGGTGGCGCAGGATTACGGAGATCCGGCGTTGTCCTGCGTGAAGCACCTGCCTGTTCGAGTTCTGGATGAGAACGACAACGCGCCGATGTTTTCTTCGGCCGTCTACAAAGCTTCATTGAAGGAGAACAACGTCGCAGGCTACAGCGCCCTCAAGGTCCAAGCGCATGACGCCGACTTGGAGCTCAGCGGCAGAGTTTTGTACCGCCTTTACAACTCCAGTGACCTCAAGACTCCGATCCAGCCTTTCTCCATCCACCCAACCAGCGGCATTGTCAACGTCCTTCAGCCTCTGGACTATGAGGAGTACCGCTCGTATTTATTCCTGGTGGAGGCTGTGGACCAGGGCCACCCGCCTCTTCGGACCACCGCCACGGTGCAGATTGACATCCAGGATGTGAATGACAACTACCCGGTCATCAAGGAGCCACAACCCAAACAGGGTGTGGCTCAGCTCAGTGTTCCCATCAACGCGGACCGCGGGGAGATTGTGGCAGAGCTGGGTCCCGACGGCGAGGAAGGATCGGCCGCTTTGCCAATCGAACACGCAGTCCGAGAGGGATTCCACGGGTTTCTTGCCTCCACCATCAAAGCTGAAGATTCCGACTCGGGATTAAACGGACGAGTCCAATACCACATCACCGGCGGGAATCCCCACGGCCTCTTCTGGTTGGACCAGGCCACGGGCCAGTTGTTTGTCAACACCACCAACGCCACCCAACTCATCGGGAAAACAGTGAAGGTGGACATTTCTGTCTCTGACATGGGAACCCCCAGCCTCGCCACCAAGGCCACGCTGGAGGTGACTTTCATCAATCTCAAGGACCACTTGAAGAACTCCTCCACTGGGGACCGGGGGCGGCTCAGCTTCACCATGATGCTGGCCATCTGCTTGGGGGCGACGTGCCTTCTACTGCTCCTCGCCATCGCTTCGGTCACCACCTTTTGCAGACCCGACAAAAGGGAGTACCGGGCCTACAACTGCAGGCAGGCCGAGTCCACGTACACTCGACACCCGCGCCGCCCGCAGAAGAACATCAGGAAGTCGGACATTCAGCTGATTCCCGTCATGAGGGACCGCAAAGAGGAGACCCCGCTGGCCGAGAGTGAGAAGACGCCGCTCACCGCATCGCATGACCAACGCACGGAGAAACTCTTTGAGTTGACGCCGCTGATGATGAACTCGAGCTTCCATTCTCAAACGCACCTGGAGGGCGACTTCCCTCATGGAAAAACTCTACGCAAACCTGGAAACATCCAACTGGACGCCGCTTTGCCTCTGACGCCGGCGACTTCCTATCGTACGCTTCGTAAGGCCAGAAACCCGTCGTCAGCGTCGTCTTCAGGGTCCCGTTGCGGCACGCTGAAGCGGGAGACGGCGGACACGGCGGAGACGGCGGAGACGGCGGAGACGGCGGAGACGGCGGCTTCGTCAGCACAGGCGACGCTCAGGAGGCCCAAGACGTCGGAGACGTCCAGCGATGCGGAACAGCGACAGATGCTCCGGAATCTGGTGCGACTGTCCGTGGCAGCCTTTGCCGACTCTATCGAGCTCTCATCCGCCTCCCCGGAAGTCCAG CAGATTTCTCAGCTGCTGTCGCTCCTGCGTCAAGGTCAGCTGCAGCCTCGGACCAACTTCCGCGGGAACAAATATTCTCAGCGAGCCGCCGGAAG GTACGCGGGTCAGGACTGCGGCGACTGGCAGAGTACCAAGGACAGCGGGCACGGTGAGAGCGAGGCCGGCGACATGGACTGGGAAACGGGCAGGGACTCGCCCGTCGAGCCCCAACTCGAGGAGGGACTGCACAACCTGCTCAACCAATCTG ATGACGCCAGCGACCCGTCGTGGATGGCGCGGCTGTCCGTCACCCTGTCGGGAGATTACCACGACAACGTCTTCGTGCCCGACCGGCCGCCGTCGTCCGACAGCGAGCTGACGCCTCGTCACGCTTtggactcctcctcctccttctccactTTCG GGAAAAGCCCAGACAAGGACGGCCCCCTGGGCGGGGCCTTGCTCTCGGAGGTCAGCACGCTCTTCGAGATGCTGATGACGCGGAAAGCCGACGCCCACCCGGGCCCTCGAGCCGACGTCCTGTACCGGCTGTCTTCGGCGTATCGCCGCTCGTTGGAAGCCGACCCCGCCGCGCCCGCTACCGGCACCCCAACCAGGGGCCCGGCGAACCCGCAGCCCGGACGCTTTTAA